A window of Aeromicrobium sp. Root236 contains these coding sequences:
- a CDS encoding adenylate/guanylate cyclase domain-containing protein has translation MTRTRDPAHALLLGGLRFESRDTERAYRRWRIDTVTPFVRIGYIGSAPSWILLLIAMIFLDPHAAHRAAGWVVGWILLLLVLTWLTVPPRLRRTVMPLAAAANCLAGFLVVWLTSEVALAGEVTQTRAGVMIAGLLVVMFFGYGIFRIPPGVAMAAVTPYAAFGSYQLLQNYNDGELNGVESASLAAAEWIAYLGCLMVCVVIEIVERRAFCKDQIIDAQQRELRHSRETIRRYVPRPVFEHIVSGDTVGIDVPTRRRVTVLFADLVGFTDLADRVEAEILTQVVNDYMTTMSQLVDEHGGLVNEFAGDGLMALFGAPDEMDVEEQASSAVLAAQAMQDGLPALNGQWRRLGVSGPMRMRIGIDTGVLSVGSFGSEGRMTYTAIGLHTNIAARLQAQCEPGRILLSDYCWHLVKDRISCEPVGEVQCKGVHYPVPVYSPSGAGG, from the coding sequence ATGACCCGGACACGCGATCCCGCCCACGCGTTGCTCCTCGGGGGACTGCGTTTCGAGAGCCGCGACACCGAACGGGCCTACCGGCGTTGGCGGATCGACACCGTGACGCCGTTCGTCCGGATCGGCTACATCGGTTCGGCGCCGAGCTGGATCCTGCTGCTGATCGCCATGATCTTCCTGGATCCCCATGCCGCCCACCGCGCCGCGGGTTGGGTCGTCGGCTGGATCCTCCTGCTCCTCGTGCTCACCTGGCTGACCGTGCCGCCCAGGCTGCGCCGTACGGTGATGCCGCTGGCCGCCGCTGCGAACTGCCTGGCCGGCTTCCTGGTCGTGTGGCTGACCTCGGAGGTCGCGCTCGCCGGCGAGGTGACCCAGACGCGGGCCGGGGTCATGATCGCGGGCCTGCTCGTCGTCATGTTCTTCGGCTACGGCATCTTCCGCATCCCGCCCGGGGTGGCCATGGCTGCCGTGACGCCGTATGCGGCGTTCGGCTCGTACCAACTGCTCCAGAACTACAACGACGGGGAGCTCAACGGCGTCGAGTCCGCGTCGCTGGCTGCTGCGGAGTGGATCGCCTATTTGGGATGCCTCATGGTCTGCGTCGTCATCGAGATCGTCGAGCGTCGGGCGTTCTGCAAGGACCAGATCATCGACGCACAGCAGCGGGAGCTGCGCCACAGCAGGGAGACCATCCGCCGCTACGTCCCGCGCCCCGTGTTCGAGCACATCGTCAGCGGGGACACCGTCGGCATCGACGTGCCCACCCGGCGACGGGTCACGGTGCTGTTCGCCGACCTGGTGGGGTTCACCGATCTCGCGGACCGGGTCGAGGCCGAGATCCTGACGCAGGTGGTCAACGACTACATGACCACCATGAGCCAGCTCGTCGACGAGCACGGCGGTCTGGTGAACGAGTTCGCGGGCGACGGCCTGATGGCCCTGTTCGGGGCGCCCGACGAGATGGACGTCGAGGAACAGGCGTCGAGCGCGGTGCTGGCGGCCCAGGCGATGCAGGACGGTCTCCCGGCCCTCAACGGGCAGTGGCGACGGCTCGGTGTCAGCGGGCCGATGCGGATGCGGATCGGCATCGACACCGGTGTCCTGAGCGTCGGCAGCTTCGGCTCCGAGGGGCGGATGACGTACACCGCGATCGGGCTGCACACCAACATCGCGGCCCGCCTCCAGGCGCAGTGCGAGCCGGGACGGATCCTGCTGAGCGACTACTGCTGGCACCTCGTCAAGGACCGCATCTCGTGCGAGCCGGTCGGCGAGGTCCAGTGCAAGGGCGTGCACTACCCGGTGCCGGTCTACTCCCCGTCAGGTGCGGGAGGCTGA
- the msrA gene encoding peptide-methionine (S)-S-oxide reductase MsrA: protein MIFNRSKSELPGAESALPGREGRPYQVGGTHLTLGNPVETQAPEGFGVAVFGLGCFWGEEKTFWEVPGVWSTSVGYAGGVTPNPTYEEVCTGRTGHAEVVRVIFDPAKVTYEDLLKVFWENHDPTQGMRQGNDRGTQYRSVILTTTPEQQAQAEASREAYQVRMTEAGYGEITTSILPLETYYYAEDYHQQYLVKNPFGYCPLHATGVSYA from the coding sequence ATGATCTTCAACCGCAGCAAGTCAGAGCTCCCCGGCGCCGAGAGCGCCCTCCCCGGCCGTGAAGGCCGTCCCTACCAGGTCGGCGGCACGCACCTCACGCTCGGCAATCCCGTCGAGACCCAGGCACCCGAAGGATTCGGTGTCGCGGTGTTCGGCCTCGGTTGCTTCTGGGGCGAGGAGAAGACGTTCTGGGAGGTTCCCGGCGTCTGGTCGACGTCCGTCGGGTACGCCGGCGGCGTCACACCGAACCCCACGTACGAAGAGGTGTGCACGGGTCGCACGGGGCACGCCGAGGTCGTACGGGTGATCTTCGACCCGGCCAAGGTGACGTACGAGGACCTGCTCAAGGTGTTCTGGGAGAACCACGACCCGACGCAGGGCATGCGCCAGGGCAACGACCGCGGCACGCAGTACCGCTCGGTGATCCTGACCACGACCCCCGAGCAGCAGGCCCAGGCCGAGGCGTCCCGCGAGGCCTACCAGGTACGGATGACGGAGGCCGGCTACGGCGAGATCACCACGTCGATCCTGCCTCTGGAGACGTACTACTACGCCGAGGACTACCACCAGCAGTACCTGGTCAAGAACCCCTTCGGCTACTGCCCGCTGCACGCCACCGGTGTCTCGTACGCCTGA
- a CDS encoding ankyrin repeat domain-containing protein, with the protein MNKVLAAAPVVVALAVTACSSSRPSPEPAHPATSHSISTPTPTPNPYAALSKAEQGRRLLSAVTKGRATEVGQLLEAGADTEVRDARDRTPLLLAVTHDRVAAARALIAAGADPDALDDRHDTPWLVTGVTGSVAMAEVVLAADPDLTIRNRFGGLSHIPASERGHADYVAYVLDHTDIAVDHVNDLGWTALLEAVILGKGTRPWQRIVESLVDHGADVSIADRAGVTPLEHARRHGFVTIARILERA; encoded by the coding sequence GTGAACAAGGTCCTGGCCGCGGCGCCCGTGGTGGTCGCGCTGGCGGTGACCGCGTGCTCGTCGTCGCGTCCCTCGCCGGAGCCCGCGCACCCGGCCACGTCCCACTCGATCTCGACGCCGACACCCACCCCCAATCCGTACGCTGCGCTCTCCAAAGCCGAGCAGGGCCGACGCCTGCTGTCGGCCGTGACGAAGGGCCGGGCCACCGAGGTCGGCCAGCTGCTCGAGGCAGGCGCGGACACCGAGGTCCGCGATGCGCGGGACCGCACCCCGCTCCTGCTGGCTGTGACGCACGATCGCGTCGCGGCCGCTCGCGCGCTGATCGCCGCCGGTGCCGATCCGGATGCCTTGGACGATCGTCACGACACCCCGTGGCTCGTCACCGGCGTCACCGGCAGCGTCGCGATGGCCGAGGTCGTCCTGGCGGCGGACCCGGACCTCACGATCCGCAACCGGTTCGGCGGGCTGTCGCACATACCGGCGAGCGAACGCGGCCACGCGGACTACGTGGCGTACGTGCTGGACCACACCGACATCGCCGTCGACCACGTCAACGACCTGGGCTGGACGGCCCTGCTCGAGGCCGTGATCCTCGGCAAGGGAACAAGACCGTGGCAGCGCATTGTTGAGTCATTGGTCGACCACGGTGCGGACGTGTCGATCGCCGATCGCGCCGGCGTGACTCCCCTGGAGCATGCACGGCGTCACGGCTTCGTCACGATCGCTCGAATCCTCGAGCGGGCGTGA
- a CDS encoding AI-2E family transporter, with amino-acid sequence MRERYQVPIGMEIATQWAWRILVIASAVLLGVFFLRYFSEITVPIAVAVLVTALTVSGVDWLEAHRVPRLAATFIVVIALLVAFFGMLTLVGQQLATQATDLRSSVVDGISKIQDWAKTGPLKLSDDQIQTWIDNAKESIQSSDTSVITRVSEVGTTLTHLFAGFFIALFSTFFFLYEGNRIWSWVVALFPRAARERVNSSGHTAWASLTAFVRATVIVALTDALGIAFGAWVLGVPLTFAIGVLVFLGAFIPIIGALLSGMVAVLVALVAQGPWTALFMLIVVIIIQQIESHVLQPFLMGRLVAVHPLAIIFAIAAGVVVAGIVGALIAVPLAACLNGVVRHLATVAEQFDDEPPDDGGEALPGLA; translated from the coding sequence GTGAGGGAGCGCTACCAGGTGCCGATCGGCATGGAGATCGCCACCCAGTGGGCCTGGCGCATCCTGGTGATCGCGTCGGCCGTGCTGCTGGGCGTGTTCTTCCTGCGCTACTTCTCCGAGATCACGGTGCCGATCGCCGTGGCGGTGCTCGTCACGGCGCTGACGGTCAGCGGTGTCGACTGGCTCGAGGCGCATCGCGTGCCACGCCTCGCCGCCACGTTCATCGTCGTCATCGCGCTGCTCGTCGCGTTCTTCGGCATGCTGACGCTCGTCGGCCAGCAGCTCGCGACCCAGGCGACCGACCTGCGCTCGAGCGTCGTCGACGGCATCTCCAAGATCCAGGACTGGGCCAAGACCGGCCCGCTCAAGCTCAGCGACGACCAGATCCAGACCTGGATCGACAACGCCAAGGAGTCGATCCAGTCGAGCGACACCTCGGTGATCACCCGCGTCAGCGAGGTGGGCACGACGCTGACCCACCTGTTCGCCGGGTTCTTCATCGCACTGTTCTCGACGTTCTTCTTCCTCTACGAGGGCAACCGCATCTGGAGCTGGGTCGTCGCGCTGTTCCCCCGCGCGGCGCGTGAACGGGTCAACTCGTCGGGTCACACCGCGTGGGCGTCGCTGACGGCGTTCGTACGCGCGACCGTCATCGTCGCGCTGACCGACGCGCTGGGCATCGCGTTCGGTGCGTGGGTGCTCGGGGTGCCGCTGACGTTCGCGATCGGCGTGCTGGTGTTCCTCGGTGCGTTCATCCCGATCATCGGTGCGCTGCTGTCGGGCATGGTCGCGGTCCTCGTGGCCCTCGTCGCGCAGGGGCCGTGGACGGCCCTGTTCATGCTCATCGTCGTGATCATCATCCAGCAGATCGAGTCGCACGTGCTCCAGCCGTTCCTCATGGGCCGGCTCGTGGCGGTGCACCCGCTCGCGATCATCTTCGCCATCGCGGCCGGCGTCGTCGTCGCAGGGATCGTCGGCGCGCTCATCGCGGTGCCGCTGGCGGCGTGCCTCAACGGCGTCGTGCGGCACCTCGCCACGGTCGCCGAGCAGTTCGACGACGAGCCACCCGACGACGGCGGCGAAGCCCTGCCCGGACTCGCATGA
- a CDS encoding MmcQ/YjbR family DNA-binding protein has protein sequence MTDIHAVCLALPGASMTFPFGEETAVFKVGGKVFAITAAESPTHVTLKAEPEEVTGLVDTYDAVTRGYHMNKKHWITVQVGGALPPGLVEELVEDSYDLVVDNLPARDRP, from the coding sequence ATGACCGACATCCACGCGGTGTGCCTGGCGCTGCCCGGAGCATCGATGACGTTCCCGTTCGGCGAGGAGACGGCGGTGTTCAAGGTCGGCGGCAAGGTCTTCGCGATCACCGCTGCCGAGTCACCGACCCACGTCACCCTCAAGGCCGAGCCCGAGGAGGTGACCGGACTCGTCGACACGTACGACGCGGTGACCCGCGGCTATCACATGAACAAGAAGCACTGGATCACCGTGCAGGTCGGCGGCGCGCTGCCGCCCGGCCTCGTCGAGGAGCTGGTCGAGGACTCGTACGACCTGGTGGTCGACAACCTCCCCGCCCGCGACCGGCCCTAG
- a CDS encoding MDR family MFS transporter: protein MTDATPATVTPTYLSHRQILVILGGLMTGMFLAALDQSIVGTALPRITSDLNGLDKLSWVVTAYLLASTSSTPLWGKISDLYGRRLIFQIAIVTFVVGSLLCGFSRNIEELIGFRALQGVGGGGLMALAFATIGDVIPPRERGRYMGYMGAVFGTSSVAGPLLGGWLADGPGWRWIFWLNVPIGIVALVVTSYALKLPHTRREHVIDWLGASVLVSGVSSMLLYVSWAGPDHGWGSRLGLGLLAGAIVLTALFILVELRAAEPIIPMELFRGSIFRTTNAMSVVMGMSMFGAIIFVPLYLQIVMGMSPTRSGLGMLPMVTGLFCTSIPSGNWVTRTGRYRPLPIASTVVVFVALLVLSTADADSPYWRIGLGMFILGAGLGLTMQLLTVIVQNSVDPRHMGIATSTITFFRTLGGAFGAAIFGAVLNTRLTHHLAATVGTGGDAPKINTNDASAIHALPQPLQSKVIEAFADSLHDVFLAALPIVTIAFVFALLIKEIPLRTRDTPVPAEATEL, encoded by the coding sequence ATGACCGACGCAACACCTGCAACCGTCACACCCACCTACCTCTCGCACCGCCAGATCCTGGTGATCCTCGGCGGCCTCATGACCGGCATGTTCCTCGCCGCGCTCGACCAGAGCATCGTGGGCACCGCACTCCCCCGCATCACGTCGGACCTCAACGGGCTCGACAAGCTCAGCTGGGTCGTCACGGCGTACCTCCTCGCGTCGACCTCCTCGACTCCCCTGTGGGGCAAGATCTCCGACCTCTACGGCCGCCGGCTGATCTTCCAGATCGCGATCGTCACGTTCGTGGTCGGCTCCCTGCTGTGCGGCTTCTCGCGCAACATCGAGGAGCTCATCGGCTTCCGTGCGCTGCAGGGCGTCGGCGGTGGCGGGCTGATGGCCCTCGCGTTCGCGACGATCGGCGACGTCATCCCGCCCCGCGAGCGTGGCCGCTACATGGGCTACATGGGCGCCGTCTTCGGCACCTCGAGCGTCGCCGGCCCGCTGCTCGGCGGCTGGCTCGCCGACGGACCCGGCTGGCGCTGGATCTTCTGGCTCAACGTGCCGATCGGCATCGTCGCGCTCGTCGTCACCTCGTACGCGCTGAAGCTGCCGCACACCCGCCGCGAGCACGTCATCGACTGGCTCGGCGCCTCGGTGCTGGTCAGCGGCGTCTCCTCGATGCTGCTGTACGTCTCGTGGGCCGGACCGGACCACGGCTGGGGCTCGCGCCTCGGACTCGGCCTGCTCGCCGGTGCGATCGTGCTGACCGCGCTGTTCATCCTGGTCGAGCTGCGGGCCGCCGAGCCGATCATCCCGATGGAGCTGTTCCGCGGCTCGATCTTCCGCACGACCAACGCGATGTCGGTCGTCATGGGCATGTCGATGTTCGGCGCGATCATCTTCGTCCCGCTCTACCTGCAGATCGTCATGGGCATGTCGCCGACCAGGTCGGGCCTGGGCATGCTGCCGATGGTCACCGGCCTGTTCTGCACGTCGATCCCGTCGGGCAACTGGGTGACCCGCACCGGCCGCTACCGGCCGCTGCCGATCGCCAGCACCGTCGTGGTGTTCGTCGCCCTCCTGGTGCTGTCGACCGCCGACGCCGACAGCCCCTACTGGCGCATCGGCCTCGGCATGTTCATCCTGGGTGCCGGGCTCGGCCTGACGATGCAGCTCCTCACGGTGATCGTGCAGAACTCGGTCGACCCCCGCCACATGGGCATCGCGACGTCGACGATCACGTTCTTCCGTACGCTCGGTGGCGCGTTCGGCGCGGCGATCTTCGGCGCGGTGCTCAACACCCGGCTGACGCATCACCTCGCGGCGACCGTCGGCACCGGCGGCGATGCGCCCAAGATCAACACGAACGACGCCTCGGCGATCCACGCCCTGCCCCAGCCGTTGCAGTCCAAGGTCATCGAGGCGTTCGCCGACTCGCTGCACGACGTGTTCCTCGCGGCGCTGCCGATCGTGACGATCGCCTTCGTGTTCGCCTTGCTGATCAAGGAGATCCCGCTGCGGACGCGCGACACCCCGGTGCCGGCGGAGGCGACCGAGCTCTAG
- a CDS encoding MarR family winged helix-turn-helix transcriptional regulator produces the protein MQTQTPEVGATAEDALMQLMMAVGRRFRSRIDGDGVDPSQAALLYTLKCRGAMRLGDIAEVMQLDASTVSRHVQQLGDRGFIEREPDPVDGRARIIALSSTGAATLKKTFDQRRAFLTAALADWDDADRERLRHDLTRLTASLGATS, from the coding sequence ATGCAAACACAGACCCCGGAGGTCGGCGCGACGGCTGAGGACGCCCTCATGCAGCTGATGATGGCGGTCGGCCGGCGGTTCCGCTCGCGCATCGACGGCGACGGCGTGGACCCGTCGCAGGCCGCGCTGCTCTACACGCTGAAGTGCCGCGGCGCGATGCGGCTCGGCGACATCGCCGAGGTCATGCAGCTCGACGCCTCGACCGTCAGTCGCCACGTCCAGCAGCTCGGTGACCGCGGATTCATCGAGCGCGAGCCCGATCCGGTCGACGGGCGGGCCCGCATCATCGCCCTGTCGAGCACCGGGGCCGCCACCCTCAAGAAGACCTTCGACCAACGACGCGCCTTCCTCACTGCGGCCCTCGCGGACTGGGACGACGCCGACCGCGAACGCCTGCGCCACGACCTGACCCGCCTCACTGCCTCACTCGGAGCCACTTCATGA
- a CDS encoding VOC family protein: MHIELFTIVVDDYDPAIDFFVRVLQFELVEDTPSLTNDGREKRWVVVRPPGAQTAILLARADGERQAAVVGDQLAGRVGFFLRVDDFDEAYERMVAHDVRFVGEPRDEAYGRVAVFQDLAGNRWDLLGPAAVQ; this comes from the coding sequence GTGCACATCGAGCTCTTCACGATCGTCGTCGACGACTACGACCCTGCGATCGACTTCTTCGTCCGCGTCCTGCAGTTCGAGCTCGTCGAGGACACGCCGTCCCTGACGAACGACGGCCGCGAGAAGCGATGGGTCGTCGTACGCCCTCCGGGCGCCCAGACCGCGATACTCCTCGCCCGTGCCGATGGCGAGCGCCAGGCAGCTGTGGTCGGCGACCAGCTCGCCGGCCGCGTCGGGTTCTTCCTCCGCGTCGACGACTTCGACGAGGCGTACGAGCGGATGGTGGCCCACGACGTGAGGTTCGTGGGCGAGCCCCGCGACGAGGCGTACGGACGGGTCGCGGTGTTCCAGGACCTCGCCGGCAACCGTTGGGACCTGCTCGGACCTGCGGCGGTCCAGTAG
- a CDS encoding nucleoside deaminase, with protein MVNDDDLRHLRRCIELAAEAIEAGDEPFGSVLVGGDGTVLAEDRNRETSERDQTRHPEFALARWAAGHLDAEQRAAATVYTSGEHCPMCAAAHGWVGLGRIVFASSSAQTSAWLGDLGVGPSPVRAIPIQDVAPGVAVDGPVPGLDEEVHELHRRYRQRT; from the coding sequence ATGGTGAATGACGACGACCTGCGACACCTGCGACGCTGCATCGAGCTCGCCGCCGAGGCCATCGAGGCCGGCGACGAGCCCTTCGGCTCGGTCCTCGTGGGCGGTGACGGCACGGTGCTCGCCGAGGACCGCAACCGCGAGACCTCCGAGCGCGACCAGACCCGGCATCCCGAATTCGCACTCGCGCGGTGGGCCGCCGGTCACCTGGACGCCGAGCAGCGTGCAGCCGCGACGGTCTACACGTCGGGCGAGCACTGCCCCATGTGCGCCGCGGCGCACGGCTGGGTGGGCCTCGGCCGGATCGTCTTCGCCAGCTCGTCCGCCCAGACCAGCGCCTGGCTCGGCGACCTCGGCGTCGGCCCCTCACCCGTCAGGGCGATCCCGATCCAGGACGTCGCGCCCGGCGTCGCCGTCGACGGCCCGGTGCCCGGTCTCGACGAGGAGGTCCACGAGCTGCACCGGCGCTACCGGCAGCGCACCTGA
- the ilvA gene encoding threonine ammonia-lyase, whose translation MAHSRWLSSRTSTQVFLKAENLQRTGSFKIRGAYVRISRLSEDERARGVVAASAGNHAQGVALAASLLGIKATIFMPIGAALPKVAATEGYGADIHFHGTGVTEALVAAREFAERTGAVLIHPFDHEDIIAGQGTLGLEILEQLPDVKTILVPLGGGGLAAGIALLRTERPDLRIVGVQAKDAAAYPPSLAAGKPVTSPMGITMADGISVAMPGDIPYGILESLCHEVLTVSEESMSSALISLLERAKLLVEPAGAAAVAAILEQPDAFEGPVVAVLSGGNIDALVLLDVIRHGLAAAGRFLLFRARISDRPGELMRLLTDLAEMQVNVLNVNHDRASETLGVGQVDVDVQVATRGPQHRAEIHDRLVELGYELV comes from the coding sequence ATGGCGCACTCGCGCTGGCTCAGCTCGCGGACGTCGACGCAGGTGTTCCTCAAGGCCGAGAACCTCCAGCGCACCGGCTCGTTCAAGATCCGCGGAGCGTACGTCCGCATCTCGCGGCTCAGCGAGGACGAGCGCGCCCGCGGCGTCGTCGCTGCGAGTGCCGGCAACCACGCACAGGGCGTCGCGCTCGCGGCGTCGCTGCTCGGCATCAAGGCCACGATCTTCATGCCGATCGGCGCGGCGCTGCCCAAGGTCGCGGCGACCGAGGGCTACGGCGCCGACATCCACTTCCACGGCACGGGCGTGACCGAGGCGCTGGTCGCCGCTCGCGAGTTCGCCGAGCGTACGGGTGCCGTGCTGATCCACCCCTTCGACCACGAGGACATCATCGCCGGCCAGGGCACGCTCGGGCTCGAGATCCTCGAGCAGCTGCCCGACGTCAAGACGATCCTGGTCCCGCTCGGTGGCGGGGGACTCGCGGCCGGGATCGCGCTGCTGCGCACCGAGCGGCCCGACCTGCGGATCGTCGGCGTGCAGGCCAAGGACGCCGCCGCCTATCCGCCGTCGCTCGCGGCCGGCAAGCCGGTCACGTCGCCGATGGGCATCACGATGGCCGACGGCATCTCGGTCGCGATGCCGGGAGACATCCCGTACGGGATCCTCGAGTCGCTGTGCCACGAGGTGCTGACGGTCAGCGAGGAGTCGATGAGCAGTGCGCTCATCTCGTTGCTGGAGCGCGCCAAGCTGTTGGTCGAGCCCGCCGGCGCCGCTGCCGTGGCGGCGATCCTCGAGCAGCCGGACGCGTTCGAGGGGCCGGTCGTCGCGGTGCTGTCGGGCGGCAACATCGACGCCCTCGTGCTGCTCGACGTCATCCGTCACGGCCTGGCGGCGGCGGGTCGGTTCCTGCTGTTCCGCGCCCGCATCTCCGACCGGCCCGGCGAGCTGATGCGCCTGCTCACCGATCTCGCCGAGATGCAGGTCAACGTGCTCAACGTCAACCATGACCGGGCCTCCGAGACGTTGGGCGTCGGCCAGGTCGACGTCGACGTCCAGGTCGCGACGCGCGGGCCCCAGCACCGCGCCGAGATCCACGACCGCCTGGTCGAGCTCGGCTACGAGCTCGTCTGA
- a CDS encoding HD domain-containing protein produces MRTFDLPATPIAAAILTTSRDSQDVSLFNHSMRSYWHARSYAESAGLLDQAPEILIFAATLLHELGASALAPGRERFEIEGADIAAETLLGLGVSEGDTEQVWDAIALHTSGGLAERRGALPRVVRAGIVADFGRAEEPQRELQDAVHAEWPRLNLETVLVDHIIERVNDSAAAPRFGMAGVVIHEREVHGITGMEIAARDLGW; encoded by the coding sequence GTGCGTACCTTCGACCTGCCGGCCACCCCGATCGCTGCCGCGATCCTCACGACGTCGCGCGACAGCCAGGACGTGTCGCTGTTCAACCACAGCATGCGCAGCTATTGGCATGCCCGCTCGTACGCCGAGTCCGCGGGGCTCCTGGATCAGGCGCCGGAGATCCTCATCTTCGCGGCGACGCTGCTGCACGAGCTGGGCGCCAGTGCACTGGCCCCGGGTCGGGAGCGGTTCGAGATCGAGGGTGCCGACATCGCCGCCGAGACCTTGCTCGGCCTGGGGGTGAGCGAGGGTGACACCGAGCAGGTGTGGGACGCGATCGCCCTGCACACCTCTGGCGGCCTGGCGGAGCGTCGCGGTGCCTTGCCGAGGGTCGTCCGGGCCGGGATCGTCGCCGACTTCGGCCGGGCCGAAGAACCGCAGCGGGAGCTCCAGGACGCCGTCCACGCGGAATGGCCCCGGCTGAACCTCGAGACGGTCCTGGTCGACCACATCATCGAACGGGTCAACGATTCGGCCGCAGCGCCGCGTTTTGGGATGGCCGGCGTCGTCATCCACGAGCGCGAGGTGCATGGCATCACCGGCATGGAGATCGCCGCCCGCGACCTCGGCTGGTGA
- the greA gene encoding transcription elongation factor GreA, which produces MTQPTETDTIWVTQEAYARLQQELEHLKGDVRADITAKIAAARDEGDLKENGGYHAAREEQGKTEARIRQLEDMLRRAEVGDKPADDGLVEAGMIVTIRFKGDTDTEQFLLGSRELLSMDSSVDIDVYSPTSPLGAAILGKHKGDEATYEAPNGKNITVEVVDAKPF; this is translated from the coding sequence ATGACTCAGCCCACAGAGACCGACACCATCTGGGTGACCCAGGAGGCTTACGCGCGTCTGCAGCAGGAGCTGGAGCACCTGAAGGGCGACGTACGCGCCGACATCACGGCCAAGATCGCCGCTGCCCGCGACGAGGGTGACCTCAAGGAGAACGGCGGCTACCACGCCGCACGCGAGGAGCAGGGCAAGACCGAGGCCCGCATCCGCCAGCTCGAGGACATGCTGCGGCGTGCCGAGGTCGGCGACAAGCCTGCCGACGACGGCCTGGTCGAGGCCGGCATGATCGTCACGATCCGCTTCAAGGGCGACACCGACACCGAGCAGTTCCTGCTCGGCTCGCGCGAGCTGCTCAGCATGGACTCGAGCGTCGACATCGACGTCTACTCGCCGACCTCGCCGCTCGGTGCCGCGATCCTCGGCAAGCACAAGGGCGACGAGGCGACCTACGAAGCGCCCAACGGCAAGAACATCACCGTCGAGGTCGTCGACGCCAAGCCGTTCTGA
- a CDS encoding DUF4307 domain-containing protein, with translation MTDLSSRYGTRTRPRWFWPAIAAIGIAIGVSFAAWVGFQDEPVKGRLWGYDVKSDHLVTLKVDVIRPDPLAVRCTVYAQAADHSIVGEKTVDVAAGKAEKTRITIDVQTERKAVTGVLKTCEPRG, from the coding sequence GTGACCGACCTCAGCTCCCGCTATGGCACCCGGACCCGACCCCGGTGGTTCTGGCCCGCCATCGCGGCGATCGGCATCGCGATCGGCGTCTCGTTCGCGGCGTGGGTGGGCTTCCAGGACGAGCCGGTCAAGGGCCGCCTCTGGGGATACGACGTCAAGAGCGACCACCTGGTGACCCTCAAGGTCGACGTGATCCGCCCCGATCCCCTCGCCGTGCGCTGCACCGTCTACGCCCAGGCGGCCGACCACTCGATCGTCGGCGAGAAGACCGTCGACGTCGCCGCCGGCAAGGCCGAAAAGACTCGCATCACGATCGATGTGCAGACCGAGCGAAAGGCCGTCACCGGCGTCCTGAAGACATGTGAACCTCGCGGTTGA